One window of Mesorhizobium sp. PAMC28654 genomic DNA carries:
- a CDS encoding O-methyltransferase — protein sequence MTTLTNAPLAPLLARLFKEASTATSPAMAALSHDERARLLRSKTEYIEVYGQLKDLWLAVSPETGTLLYMLARSSGARIIIEFGTSFGISTLYLAAALRDNGGGHLITTEFEPSKVMRAKANLTEGGLIDLVEIREGDALRTLSDDLPETIDLLLLDGAKALYPEILSLVESRLRPGALVIADNADFSPEYLERVRSPASGYMSTPFGEDVELSVRLG from the coding sequence ATGACGACGCTCACCAACGCCCCGCTCGCACCTCTGCTCGCTCGCCTGTTCAAAGAGGCGAGCACCGCGACCAGTCCGGCAATGGCCGCACTCTCGCACGATGAGCGTGCACGCCTGCTGCGGAGCAAGACCGAGTATATCGAAGTCTACGGACAGCTGAAGGATCTCTGGCTCGCGGTTTCACCGGAGACCGGCACGTTGCTCTACATGCTGGCGCGAAGCAGCGGCGCGCGCATCATCATCGAGTTCGGCACCTCGTTCGGTATTTCGACGCTCTATCTTGCCGCGGCATTGCGGGACAATGGCGGCGGCCACCTGATCACCACCGAGTTCGAGCCGTCCAAGGTAATGCGGGCCAAGGCCAACCTGACGGAGGGCGGCCTCATCGACCTTGTGGAAATCCGAGAGGGAGACGCGCTGCGGACATTGAGCGACGACCTGCCAGAGACAATCGACCTGCTGCTCCTCGACGGCGCCAAGGCGCTCTATCCGGAGATCCTGAGCCTCGTCGAAAGCCGCCTGCGGCCAGGCGCGTTGGTCATCGCCGACAACGCCGATTTCTCTCCTGAATATCTGGAGCGCGTGCGCTCGCCGGCATCCGGCTACATGTCCACGCCCTTCGGCGAGGATGTCGAACTGTCCGTACGTCTCGGCTGA
- a CDS encoding TetR family transcriptional regulator: MAERPNHSISSRKQPKQARATELVAAILEAAVQVLESEGARRFTTTRVAEKAGVSVGSLYQYFPNKAALLFRLQSDEWRQTGGLLRNILEDTRQPPLERLRSLVHAFILSECDEAAVRGALNDAAPLYRDAPEAHEARASGKRTVQTFLREALPEAPEAVRALAGELIMMTLSAVGRDFSGSPRTPAEIESHADAMADMFCAYLGSLGHRG, translated from the coding sequence GTGGCCGAACGCCCAAACCATTCAATTTCTTCACGAAAACAGCCAAAACAAGCCCGCGCCACGGAGCTTGTCGCCGCGATTTTGGAGGCCGCTGTTCAGGTTTTGGAGAGCGAAGGCGCGCGGCGTTTCACCACCACGCGCGTGGCTGAAAAAGCCGGCGTCAGTGTCGGCTCGCTCTATCAGTATTTCCCGAACAAGGCCGCGCTCCTGTTCAGGCTCCAGAGCGATGAATGGCGGCAGACGGGCGGCCTGCTGCGCAACATCCTTGAGGATACCAGGCAGCCACCGCTCGAACGGCTGCGTTCGTTGGTCCATGCCTTCATCCTCTCGGAATGCGATGAGGCTGCCGTGCGTGGGGCGCTCAATGACGCGGCACCCCTCTATCGCGATGCACCCGAGGCGCATGAGGCCAGGGCCTCGGGAAAGCGAACCGTCCAGACCTTCCTGCGGGAGGCATTGCCTGAGGCTCCGGAAGCTGTCCGTGCCTTGGCCGGCGAGCTGATCATGATGACGCTCAGCGCGGTGGGAAGGGATTTTTCGGGAAGCCCCCGAACACCTGCGGAGATCGAAAGCCACGCCGACGCGATGGCCGACATGTTCTGCGCCTATCTTGGAAGCCTCGGGCACCGGGGTTGA
- a CDS encoding MFS transporter, which produces MSETDRPDLAYRRVVALTAALFLSYLTVAMSLPAVPIHVVQGLGLSNALGGLAVGIAFLSTILTRAHAGALADRLGGKVCMQRGLILYAVAGLTCLLANWPGLPVEGSYALLIVGRLVLGLGESLGMVGMINWAIGLMGHGRSGRVISLVGMGMYGAFAAGGPLGLMVLDRLGFAGLMGVCTALPLLGLIAIHRLPAVAPHAGQRESFWRIVGRIWRPGAAVGLQGVGFAALGAFFSLYFLSRGWPHAGLGLTFFGVGFVLVRLFCGNLPDRIGGTPVAIASLIVEACGQYLLWLAPGPWLALTGALLTGLGCSMVFPAMGSEVVKRVPPHLRGTAVGGFAAFQDLAYGATAPVVGLLADSSGYSVVFLIGGLAATLGLWMAVSAHRQARPAIA; this is translated from the coding sequence ATGTCTGAAACCGATCGACCCGACCTTGCCTATCGCCGCGTCGTTGCCCTGACGGCGGCGCTGTTCCTTTCCTATCTCACCGTTGCGATGTCGCTTCCGGCGGTGCCAATCCATGTCGTCCAGGGGCTGGGTCTCAGCAACGCGCTGGGCGGACTTGCCGTCGGCATCGCCTTTCTGTCGACGATCCTGACGCGTGCCCATGCCGGCGCATTGGCCGACCGGCTCGGCGGCAAGGTCTGCATGCAGCGCGGCTTGATCCTCTATGCGGTGGCAGGACTGACCTGCCTGCTGGCGAATTGGCCCGGACTGCCGGTCGAAGGCAGCTATGCCTTGCTGATTGTCGGCCGGCTGGTGCTCGGGCTGGGCGAAAGCCTGGGCATGGTGGGAATGATCAACTGGGCCATCGGCCTGATGGGCCATGGCCGGTCTGGCAGGGTAATCTCGCTGGTCGGGATGGGCATGTATGGCGCCTTTGCCGCCGGCGGGCCGCTGGGCCTGATGGTGCTCGACCGGCTGGGTTTTGCCGGATTGATGGGCGTCTGCACGGCATTGCCATTGCTGGGGCTGATCGCCATTCATCGGCTTCCGGCCGTGGCGCCTCATGCCGGCCAACGCGAATCCTTCTGGCGCATCGTCGGCCGCATCTGGCGCCCGGGCGCCGCCGTCGGGCTGCAAGGCGTGGGCTTCGCGGCCCTTGGCGCTTTCTTTTCCCTTTATTTCCTCAGTCGCGGTTGGCCGCATGCCGGGCTCGGCCTGACCTTCTTCGGCGTCGGCTTCGTGCTGGTCCGGCTGTTTTGTGGCAATCTGCCGGACCGTATCGGCGGAACACCCGTCGCCATCGCCTCGCTGATCGTGGAGGCCTGCGGCCAATATCTGTTGTGGCTGGCGCCTGGACCATGGCTGGCGTTGACCGGTGCCCTGCTGACCGGGCTTGGCTGCTCGATGGTGTTCCCGGCCATGGGCTCCGAGGTCGTCAAGCGAGTGCCGCCGCATCTGCGTGGCACCGCGGTGGGCGGCTTCGCCGCCTTCCAGGATCTGGCCTATGGCGCGACGGCGCCCGTGGTCGGGCTGCTCGCGGATTCCTCGGGCTATTCCGTGGTGTTCCTCATCGGCGGCCTCGCCGCGACGCTCGGCCTGTGGATGGCTGTATCGGCGCACCGGCAGGCGCGTCCGGCCATCGCATGA